In Bacillota bacterium, the genomic window CCCCGCCGGAAGGTTTCGGGCTCACCATGCTCTACACGGACGCCCGGGACATCGACGAGATGCACCGCGTGGTGGACCGCAGCGTTCTCAAGATCGCGCGCGGCTACCATACCGTGGTGTCCGCGCCGGGCTATACCACTTACTACCTCTGGTTCCTGGCTGGGCACCACCGGACCCAGGCTCCGGTTCTGGACCCCAGCGTCGGATGGGTTCAAAAGGCGGTCGGCATGCTAAGGCGGGAGGAAGGGCTTTAGTTGAACGCGCTCGAGCTGTTCCGTTTGGACGGGCGTATCGCCCTCGTAACCGGTGGCGCCAGGGGCCTGGGCAAGGGTATGGCTCTCGCCCTGGCATCGGCCGGGGCCGATGTGGCGGTGGTGGGGCTCAACCGGCAGGGGCTGGAAGCGGTGGCCGGCGAGATCGCCCGGATGGGCCGGCGCAGTCTGGCCGTCGTGGCCGATCTCTCGGAAATCGAGAAGCTTCCCGCCCTAGTCGAGGACGTGGAGGCCCGCTTCGGCCCGGTTGACATCCTCGTCAACAACTCGGGCATCATCCGCCGGGCGGCCGCGGACGAATACGACCCCGCCGACTGGGACGCGGTGCTGCGGCTCAACCTCACGGCCGTG contains:
- a CDS encoding SDR family NAD(P)-dependent oxidoreductase translates to MNALELFRLDGRIALVTGGARGLGKGMALALASAGADVAVVGLNRQGLEAVAGEIARMGRRSLAVVADLSEIEKLPALVEDVEARFGPVDILVNNSGIIRRAAADEYDPADWDAVLRLNLTAVFHLCQLIGRGMLRRGRGKIINVASVLSFQGGILVPAYTASKSGLAGLTRALARSCELLNSHASRNDGVSNHQEAPRCIQ